Proteins encoded within one genomic window of Hahella chejuensis KCTC 2396:
- a CDS encoding MATE family efflux transporter → MSRLREVLKLSLPLSAAQVAQSAMIFCDSIMFGILGVEELAGAGLGSAIFNFILVVISGLLAAVANEVAFHTGRGAQKDIIRIVKAGLILVVIVAAMVALAMKVTPALLLGMGQEPQAVAYASQYLGQAAWISLPAFAFMVLRGLAAGMSRTTSIMRISFAAVALNVPLSYALMTGWRFFPELGIAGVAIGTALVSVFMCVMLVLDLNRYAEVREVLSGLTKIRSRLVDFKPFYSLGLPIMLAWTMEAGLFTAATLLAGAMGAVALAAHQIALQAASMSFNIYIGFAQGASIRVGQCYGEGRMGELKSYAWTGLSLGGLFCLVSALVFLLLPEQIVGLFTLGGEGALDQDVLTLGVSLLAVAAIFQVVDGAQVIMMTALRALRMGATPTLITVVGYWLVGFPVAWLLKGQWGIVGVWMGLGVGLGFTAICLTTLFNWRVNRALKGELQKENSTFVTAPTESQLTHN, encoded by the coding sequence ATGAGCAGGTTAAGAGAAGTTCTAAAATTATCCCTTCCGTTATCCGCGGCGCAGGTTGCGCAGTCAGCCATGATTTTCTGCGACTCCATTATGTTTGGGATTTTGGGCGTGGAGGAATTGGCGGGCGCCGGGTTGGGGTCGGCTATATTCAATTTCATATTGGTGGTGATCAGCGGTTTGCTCGCAGCGGTCGCCAACGAGGTTGCGTTTCATACCGGGCGCGGCGCGCAGAAGGATATTATTCGTATTGTCAAAGCGGGATTGATTCTAGTGGTGATTGTCGCCGCGATGGTGGCGTTGGCGATGAAAGTGACGCCAGCGCTATTGCTCGGTATGGGGCAGGAGCCGCAAGCCGTAGCTTACGCCTCGCAATACCTGGGGCAGGCCGCCTGGATCAGTTTGCCGGCGTTTGCATTTATGGTGTTGCGTGGTCTGGCCGCGGGAATGTCGCGCACCACCTCCATCATGCGAATCAGCTTTGCGGCGGTGGCGCTGAACGTGCCGCTGAGTTATGCGCTGATGACCGGCTGGCGCTTTTTCCCCGAATTAGGCATCGCCGGCGTTGCGATCGGCACGGCTCTGGTGAGCGTATTCATGTGCGTCATGCTTGTATTGGACTTGAACCGCTATGCGGAAGTCCGCGAGGTACTGAGCGGGCTGACGAAAATCAGATCCCGTTTGGTGGACTTCAAGCCGTTCTATTCCCTGGGGCTGCCGATCATGCTGGCCTGGACCATGGAGGCGGGATTGTTTACCGCTGCGACATTACTGGCGGGCGCGATGGGGGCGGTAGCGCTGGCGGCGCACCAGATTGCTCTACAAGCGGCGTCCATGTCTTTCAATATCTATATTGGATTCGCTCAAGGCGCTTCGATCCGGGTAGGGCAATGCTACGGCGAAGGCCGCATGGGAGAATTGAAGAGCTACGCCTGGACTGGCCTTTCGCTGGGTGGATTGTTTTGTCTGGTGTCCGCACTGGTATTTCTACTGCTTCCTGAGCAGATTGTCGGTCTCTTCACCCTGGGTGGAGAAGGGGCGTTAGATCAGGATGTGTTGACGCTTGGCGTCAGTCTGCTTGCTGTCGCCGCGATTTTCCAGGTAGTGGATGGCGCTCAGGTCATCATGATGACCGCCCTGAGGGCGTTGCGCATGGGAGCGACGCCGACCCTGATTACAGTGGTTGGATATTGGCTGGTTGGCTTCCCTGTTGCGTGGCTGCTGAAAGGACAGTGGGGAATTGTCGGCGTCTGGATGGGATTGGGCGTCGGTCTTGGATTCACTGCAATATGCCTGACAACGCTGTTCAACTGGCGGGTGAACCGGGCTCTAAAAGGCGAATTACAGAAAGAAAACAGTACTTTTGTAACGGCGCCAACTGAGTCCCAATTAACTCACAACTAA